The DNA sequence GAAGAGGGAATAATAGAGGAAGAATTTTTAGTACAAAACGGATTTAGACAAACTCTTTTTGTACTAAGAAATAAAGAAAGCATAACAATAAAAAAATCCAAACAAAATTGGATAAAACCCCTAAGATTTCAGCTTAAAAAACAAGAAAGCTATGATTTTTATAAAAAACATGCAAAATTTACAAGTTTTATGATGGATGAGATTTTTGAAAATCAAAAAGATTTTCTTAATAAACTTTTTAAAAAATATAAAGAATTAAAAGGATAATAAAGGGGATTTTATGAGTAATTTAGCCCACAATGCTCTTAAAATAGAAAATATAAGGTTAGAATTTTTAAATAAAGGGTTTAGCGAAGAGACAATAGATTTTGTTTTACTTCAGAACGATAATTACAATTTTGAAGTTTTAAAAGAAAAAATGAATTCTTTAGAACAACAAATCATTAATGTAGAAAAAAACCTTCAAAAAGATATATCTAGCTTAGATGCGAAAATAGATAGTGTAAAAAACGAACTTAATGCGAAAATAGATAGTGTAAATACTAAGATAGACAACGTAAAAAACGAACTTAATGCGAAAATAGATAGTGTAAATACTA is a window from the Borreliella afzelii genome containing:
- the bdr gene encoding Bdr family repetitive protein, translated to MSNLAHNALKIENIRLEFLNKGFSEETIDFVLLQNDNYNFEVLKEKMNSLEQQIINVEKNLQKDISSLDAKIDSVKNELNAKIDSVNTKIDNVKNELNAKIDSVNTKIDNVKNELNAKIDNVEKNLNYKIDSLNTKIDSVNTKIDFIEKNLRKDLNMGNRLIHFMILTAAILGPILNALFMKYLQFIK
- a CDS encoding chromosome replication/partitioning protein encodes the protein MNIQLNKRNLSNDNDVIVRYKSLKSQLTINVKSEICSRLETMKILKEIKDNEYYKLDGYKSFEDFTKDYKLAKTQAYDYLRIANAIEEGIIEEEFLVQNGFRQTLFVLRNKESITIKKSKQNWIKPLRFQLKKQESYDFYKKHAKFTSFMMDEIFENQKDFLNKLFKKYKELKG